ATGTGTAACGGCCCAAAAGAGGTATTTTTAAACCTTATTTTACTATTCTCATACAGCCAACACACACGAAACCCAAGCTCTGGAGCTTCATGTAGATAGAGACCAGGTGGTTAGTGCCGTGGGCCTCATGCCTTCAACGTCAGGCAATCAGATGGAGATTGGAGTACAGGAATCAGATGTCAGACATATTGGGTTACCGGTTCACTCTGATGATGGCAGCAATATTGATCAATCCTGCATTGTAGTTGTGCCTGTTGAAAGTGTAGAAGATGGCCATGGTATGAAACAAGTTTTTTAAAGGAAGTGTCTAGGTTAAAAGTTTGGTTTACATTTCAGTAATTATgaaatttattaatattttcccCCCAAGTTTAGCATactggggtaatagtatgcaacACGTAGAAACATTGGTTAAGTGCTATGCAATCGAGGTattatgaatgaaatttattattatttttcctccAAGTTTAGCATACTGGGGTAATAGTTTACAGCATGTAGAAACATTGTCTAAGTGCTAATAAATGTgcacttgttattattattaacttcctggctgttttctttttcttgagaTAGTGTAGAAATAGAATCTGAGAAACAGGGacataatataaaatgaaagtaCTTACAGTAAGCATTATTTCATTAGAAAGTCTATCAAACCAACTGTCACCATATCATCCTACATCTAGATCTAGTACAATttcataaactgaactttgtgaaatcatgaaattgaaGCTGATAAACAaaatcgccaacacagataagcacatgaaGGAAGTGTATTATtactgctttattttgatatgtcagcaattacacaatttctttcaggtaCCTTTGGGTTGTCATTTTATTGGCATCTGTACAAACTTCTTTTGTATCGTCACTGGATGACTTTGGAtgactttgttttgttttgttcttttgctCTAGGACATTGTTTAGATAAGGGTTTTCAGCTGAGTGCACCTACTGATGTCCCAGTATCAGGGAGCTCCAATTCTATGGGGATGACTGGGGTAGAACAACGGAAAGAGCCAGAAACAGTAAGATTCAATTAacaattatttgatgaatagatgtacattttattctttcatttttgacCTATTTCAGTTGGTTGGTCCATTGTAATTATTGCAGATCAAATTACTTTCTCAGTTTTGGGTCAAATGCTTATGAGTCTTGGCACACACATTGCTCTTGAAGTGAAGACTTGAAAGGCACGTAGAGAATCGTTGGTACTGCATTGCCAAGGTAATGgcatatatatgaaataaatcagGAAGAAATTTTGCAAAGCAGTACTTCCCAGTTTCTAACAAATACTCATGAGACTTTTCACATACTTTGTACGTGGAGTGGAGATGTGTAAGATATAGCGAGATAAATATTCACCTTCAGTGTCATatctaatttaaaaaacaatttaacatGTACTTTCCCATTCATATTGATATTTGTTAATCTATTAGAGGAATTCATATTTACTTTGTGTATCATTTATTTTCAGCCTTATGATCCTGTGACTCAATCATGGTTTACCACAAAATATTCCAAAGACTCACTGTCAGAACGAGGTatgatgatcattttaaatgttatcaataaatttgtgtttttgaGTTGTAGGAAATAATgtgatgatttattttaaatttctaTTTGGAGTTCTAaagaaaatatggattttcattttcatgctgAGATAATATGTGAGTGATGAAAGATTtggggagagagatagagtgattttttggaggggggatatgaatataaatttatattggTAAAGAGAGTGTAAATTGTTACTGTTATCAGATGATTTGCAAGTCATGGCTAAATCAAATATGATATTGTGGTTAAATTTCAGGTCATAAATGGAAGCAAGGAATGTGGTCAAATGATGAAATTGAGCTCCTTGAAAGGAACATTGAGGAGTATGTCAGAGTAAGTTCAAAGTTGTTAAAACCATTTATTTTACCTCAATTTAAGATTTCATAGTACTATACATGTCAAGAAAAAAGAGTATTTCTTATTGTGCAGTAAGAATTATACCCTGCATAATTGCCAAATTGAGGTTTGAGAAGAGGTAATAAGAATGGTATATTTGCATCTTTTTGAAGTGCAATTTGAATTGATAGTGGTTGTGCAATATAGCAACATCATGATGAAGAAAGGCAGAAGTACAGGGGTAGCTGGTTCATGGAATTATGCAGTGGTGTATCTAATAAAATCAGTATCAGGGGCAAACATATGCTTATATTGGACTCCTTCaactttttgcatttttggTTTCTTAAGTCCAACTTCCGTtctttgtttccttttctttatttatccCTTATTTGCAAACCCTTGAAAAGTGTCACTGGAACACGTGCTCCCAGCTCCCTAGACatgaaaacatgcattttgatGCAAAGCAATATTTATAAAGTACTACAATTTAAATGAATCATTCAATAAAGAGTCATTCATCATGTAGACAGCAGAAAAAGCTTTAGGTTCACATTTTGGCGGTTCAATTTCCAGTCTCTCATAGTTAGAATATGCATTACCAAATGAACAGCTTTATATGAATATGCCACCTGCCCCCCTAAAGCTTCTTTTTaatacatgtttatatttttctcaACAGGACCATAATCTAAAGGATGCCACTGAGGTCATTTTTAATAATAGCAAGGACAACAGGAAGAATTTTTATCGCAGCATAGCCCAAGGGTTGCAGCGACCCCTCTTTGCTGTTTACCGACGGGTCATTCGGATGTATGATCAGAAAAATCATGTTGGAAGGTACATTACAAATACCTTGAATAACAAAGAAGATGAGTGCTTTTTATGAGAAAACAGAGCCTTTCTGTAGATTTAAAACAATGTTGCTATTGTTGGCATAAATTGGGTAAATTTTCAGGTCTGCGGTCAATACTTTCAACATGTTGCATATCTGGCTTTCCataaacattttatgaaacGACCTAAATAAAGTCAATTAAATtgatttcaatgaattttttCCCAGTCAAGGAAATTAAGTGGATAAGCTATTAATTTCTTTGCCCACAAAAATCTAACCAAATCCCTTTATATATCTTTTATAGTACGATTTCACAACTGGCAAAAACTTCGAATGTGATATAAAAATAGTAATGGGAATTGAAAatcctaaataaaaaaaatcacaatcaagaaGGTCATGAACCTATTTAGAATTAATGATCAATACATTGTATATTGCACAGGAAATTCTTTGAGAAATGTACTCAAAACAGGTGTGAAATGATGGCAAGTAAAGTGTAATGTACTACATTGGGAATTAAGAAATGTACATGAAATCTGCTTAGAGTTATTTTCTTATTGCAATTTGTAAACAAGGAGGAATTTGTAATTGACAATCAGAAAGGGGGACAGTTTATCAGCTGGTAGCATTTTAATTAGGGATCAAAAGAAAACTTCATTCAGGTAATGTTCCCTGCTATACCAGTAGCAGATAATGAATCTAGAATATTGGTGTAGGGAATAGCCGCCAAGCAATATTTGTACGATCAACAGAAAAGTTGCTTAAGAACTTTCTCTTGTATAAATATCCAAATTGATAAAGATGAATCTACTAATCCAGCTATATGTACTTAAAAATAGTGATATTTGATAAGGACATGTGGATCATTCATATCTATTTATTGTATTCAATAGCTTTCagcattcatttatttgttatcTCTTCTTTTTACAGGTACACTCCAGAAGATATTGTAAAACTGAAAGAGTAAGTTTTAAATGTTTCATGCACAAACATCATCTAGTatgtaattatgaaaatatactGTGGAGGATTCAAATCAAATGTGCTTTTGATGATAGTGgatagattttttttccttgcttttgtacccttttttcaatacttAATGCACTGAATGCCTATTGATTTGTTTATGATGGAATAAATGGTGATTAAATCaaattcagttcaatttatttattttcataatatcaataaaatacatcaaaatttaCAAAGCAATAATTTACACAATAGAATTAGCATGTAACAATTGAGAGTATGAGGGACAAGCAAAAGCCAAGGGCCTATCATAGGTTAGTACCGAAACGATATCAGTAAAATCATTGAGCTGTTCATTACAATAGATAACaagcatgatgatgatgatgatgattatggttatgatgataatgatgatggtgatgattataattatggtgatgatgataatgatgatgctgatgatgatggtggtgatgatgacgatgatgatgatgatgatgaagatataaTCTTTATTGTACACCTACCGGTACTTAGTAATCTTTATAACATATTTCTCCTATACATCATTTTTGTCCCAGGCTAAGAGCCAAGTATGGGAATGACTGGGCTTCCATTGGAGCTGAGATGGGTCGAAGTGCTTCTtcagttaaagataaattcagACTTCTCAAAGATTCTTGCAATAGAggtaatacatatattttttattttgttttattatactGTATGTCGGGGTATATTTGCTATATTTCACAGTTAAAGCCTTTGTTATCTACAGTCAGTGAACCCCACCATGAAATGCAATCCTTTATGCTGAGTGTTTAATGTTGACAACAACATTGCAGTCTTTGTCAAGCCCAGCGGAACAAACTTTATtggatgtaatattttatcacctgacatcacaattaaatatgtaaaacagaacttgaacactttaaatatgttcattttctggtgagGTTCACTGACTTTTGAACACCACTGTATATATTGCACTTCCCCTTAATGTCAATGTTTtctatatttgatttatttcttttattattgatattccAATATAAAAATTAACCAATGATTATAATGGTTAGCATCCCAAAGAGGCTGGAATTTTTTAAGTTGAGATGCATCCATACcgaacaaataataataataaaacactgATATCAATTACACAGAGCATATATACaagaaaacaattacaaaaatagataaatagactCAAACATGAAAGAGAAGACATACATATTGACTCTATACAGGAATATTCTCTTTCTTGATGTTAAACTGAATATCAACCTTtagttatgtttttttcccaTATACTTTGAAAGGCATACAATGCATATTGGAACCACAAAGTTTAGTAATCAACATGGTGGTTGGATAAGCATGATGAAACATTAAGCAGTGAAAATGAATTGTTATTGAAGGTAAATGGACAGCTAGCGAAGAGAAACTGTTGTCTAGTGCTGTATTTGCCCTATCTGGAGCTGAACCTGGTGAGAGTGTGACAACTGGTATCTCTTGGTCCCAGGTAGCTGATAAAGTCGGAACTAGAACAGAGAAACAGTGCAGGGCTAAGTGGCTGAACTACCTCAACTGGAAACAAAAAGGAGGCTCAAAATGGACACTAATGGATGAGCTTACATTGATCAATAGGTAATTAATTAACCTCTAGTCTATTTTTTTTAGAGCAGACTGAGCAGTGATTAGTCTATTGGAGATTGGTTAATTATGCTGAAACATTCATAGACCAAAGACCCCAGCCTGCATATATGCAAGCTTTGTCTCAATCAGGTTAAGATCTTCACAATGGTTCTAATTGTATATTTGAGACAGTTTATTTTTGGATGAATTTAATAGCATTTGTACACCTAAattcaataattatttcctGTAAAACGAatgaaattatacaaatatgaaatgcacTCTGTTTGGTGTTTATAATCCtataattctattttattcaaaattgataaaatttgtttataCTCTTATCAAATAGCTTTGCAAAATACTAAATACAATTCATAAAAGTTGAACAAACATTCAATGCATCAAtagagaaatgaaaattaaatgagaAATCACATGTGTGATCTTTTCGTATGATTAGGTATTGTCACAAAATGATAGCACTGAATTAAAAACTTGTATGCTGTTGATGATATGtgataataaatttataccAACTTTCTTTGAAGGGTTGATGAAACAGGAGTTGAAGTAGACACCGATATAGATTGGGAGAATATTGCTAAGAACTGGGAGAGTGTGAGGTCACCTCAGTGGCTTCGATCAAAATGGTGGAATCTGAAGAGGCAGGTTATTGATACAGATTTTAAAAGTAAGCATCTGTAGCACATGTTCATTCTCCAAGAAtaaatttctgttttgttttgttattccTTTGGAAAGTGTAAGATACtaaaaatattcatgtaaatattcatttttagtAACTGAAAACCAAACGAAACACAACAAGGTTCTGCTCTTTTTTTGGTTATGCCATTGAGGATCCATTGAGGAGTGTTTTGTTCTATATGGTAATGAGGCTTAGGAAATTTATCAAAACTAGgtgcaaaatataaaagaaaaaatagttgTACAATTAGGTGTTACTGAGTATGTATGGCAAAAtgtgtaaaacaaaaaaagatcTTCTAAGAGTcagttgtaaatattgattgTATCTATATACTCAAAGATGTATTGTAAacaattgtgaattttcaatgGACATCATT
This genomic interval from Lytechinus pictus isolate F3 Inbred chromosome 3, Lp3.0, whole genome shotgun sequence contains the following:
- the LOC129257320 gene encoding cyclin-D-binding Myb-like transcription factor 1, with the translated sequence MALLQTLQEVSDKDCDHTGSIHIYSNTHETQALELHVDRDQVVSAVGLMPSTSGNQMEIGVQESDVRHIGLPVHSDDGSNIDQSCIVVVPVESVEDGHGHCLDKGFQLSAPTDVPVSGSSNSMGMTGVEQRKEPETPYDPVTQSWFTTKYSKDSLSERGHKWKQGMWSNDEIELLERNIEEYVRDHNLKDATEVIFNNSKDNRKNFYRSIAQGLQRPLFAVYRRVIRMYDQKNHVGRYTPEDIVKLKELRAKYGNDWASIGAEMGRSASSVKDKFRLLKDSCNRGKWTASEEKLLSSAVFALSGAEPGESVTTGISWSQVADKVGTRTEKQCRAKWLNYLNWKQKGGSKWTLMDELTLINRVDETGVEVDTDIDWENIAKNWESVRSPQWLRSKWWNLKRQVIDTDFKTLIQHLRLFNDRRRFQEEKRKGVIPPLKPEKNQTKNGTLMVQVPIQLGSSSGDGMDDGSGLQPLILRQSALAHLPGTSSLFMSEGMTTVHSDNHIIIQVTGVQGHDGEVEGTDGNTRQIIITARQPRQTVPSLGQDISTDIHQTSTELSSGDASAMVNSGDDLHSSNDHMTTSIGQSQVTVGEEHQISNEAQLIGTDAVLPQQVRFQFKEHHYHHDIIIIIIIIIIIMTTVIIIIIISSVDRY